The DNA window CCCACCGTTGCCCCCCCGCTCTGCCTCGCCTCGGGCCGCCGTCCGCACGCATTCCGATCCACCGTTCCTCCCTCGCAGGATCCTCGTCGAAGCAACGAACGCCATTGCGACAGCGCCTTCGCCCCTGGTGGCATCGACGCCCCGCAGCGCCTGCGCTCCCTCACCGTGATCCCACGGGACGGTGCCGCAGCCACCCACACTGCAGTGCAACACTCCTGCCCGGTGCGGCCGCTCCCACTTCTCATCGGGAAGGCCCGGCCCTACATCGCACGAATGCGAACTCTCCCCTTTGGCTGGACTGGAAGGCCCGTCGCGATCATCGGCCAGGGCACCTGGCAGATGGAAAAAGACGATCGCGCCGCGACCATCCGCTCCATCCAGCGCGGGCTCGACCTCGGCATGACCCACATCGACACCGCGGAAATGTACGGCTCCGGTGCCGCCGAGCGCCTGGTCGGAGAGGCCATTGCCGGCAGGCGTGACGAAGTCTTCCTCGCCTCCAAGGTGCTCCCGCACAACGCGTCGCTCCAGGGCACCCTCCGGGCCTGCGAGCAGAGTCTCAAGCGACTCGGCACCGATCGGCTCGACCTCTACCTGCTCCACTGGCCGGGGGCGATCCCGCTCGAGGAGACCCTCGACGCCTTCGAGCGCCTCGTTCAGGACGGCAAGATCCGCTACTGGGGCCTCAGCAACTTCGACGTCGACGACCTCGAGCGCGCGCTGCG is part of the Chondromyces crocatus genome and encodes:
- a CDS encoding aldo/keto reductase, producing MRTLPFGWTGRPVAIIGQGTWQMEKDDRAATIRSIQRGLDLGMTHIDTAEMYGSGAAERLVGEAIAGRRDEVFLASKVLPHNASLQGTLRACEQSLKRLGTDRLDLYLLHWPGAIPLEETLDAFERLVQDGKIRYWGLSNFDVDDLERALRIAGEERIACNQVLYHLEERAIEHALLPWCSAHQIPVVAYSPFGSGGFPSPDSRAGKQLGTIAAAHGATPRQVALAFLGRHPDVFTIPKASQPAHVEDNARAAAVMLSDDDIRHLEVAFPLGMRPASLPMI